In the Bacteroidota bacterium genome, CATGGAATATGTAGATGGCGAGCCCATTGATTCTTATTGCGACAACAACAAATTGCCTGTGCGCGAACGGCTTGCCCTGCTTAATCAGGTGTGTGAAGCTGTACAATTTGCCCACCAGAACCTTGTTGTTCACCGCGACCTCAAGCCCGGCAATGTACTCGTTACCGCTGATGGGCAGGTGAAGCTACTCGACTTCGGGATTGCCAAGTTGCTTGATAGTAGCGAAAAGGGGGCTACCCTGTATACCACCGAAGATAGCGGCCGGCGAATGACGCCTGAATACGCTGCACCCGAGCAAATTCGCGGTGACCAGATTACCACCGCAACGGATGTTTATGCCCTGGGTGTCATTCTGTATGAATTGCTTTCCGGCCGCCGGCCCTATCGGTTCACAACGCGGATGGTATCTGAGTTTGAAGAGAAAATTTGTCAGGTTGTACCGGGCCGACCAAGTACAGCATCGGCCCGTAATTTTTCAGATACCGAGAAAGATACGAGGCAGGTAAGTGCATTAAGAGGGACGCAGCCCGACCGCCTCCGGCGCCAGTTGGCAGGGGATCTCGATGCGATTGTCCTGAAAGCGTTAAAAAAAGAGCCGCCACTTCGGTACGCGTCAGCCGGGGAGCTCGAAGCAGACATTGAGCGATACCTCAATCATATGCCGGTGCAAGCCCGGCGCGATTCTGTCAGATATCGCGTTGGTAAATTTGTGCGGCGCTACAAGCTGACCGTAGCAGCGTCATTTATTGCCTTGCTCGCGTTGCTGGGCGGGGTAGTTACCACCACATGGTGGGCACAGAAAGCGCAGGCAGCCCTTGATGCCGCTACAGAAGAAAAGAATCGCAAGGAAGAGATCAACGCGTATTACACAGCGATGCTGTCGGTTTTTAATCCGAGCACAACGGAAGAATATCAGCTGGCAAGGAATGTGCTGCACGGTGGAATCGATAAACTGGAAAAGCTGGATGATCAGCCCATGATGCAGGCGGTTGTGATGAATGCGCTGGGCGAATTTAGCCGGCAGTTCAGGCTTTATGGTATGGCTGATTCCCTATTTCAGCAATCGTTGAACCTCCAACGCAAGAGCAACCTGCCGGCAGACCATCCCGATCTGATTACCAGCCTGAATGGCATTGGCCGCGTCCTTATGATGCAGGGGCGATTTGATGAAGCCGAGGCGGTATTTCTTGAGAACATTAACAATAGCCCCGAACGGGTAGACAGCTACATTAACCAGAGTTTTGTATACCTGTCAACTGGTCGCCTCGATGAAGCCATTGATGTGCTGCAACAGGTGATTGCCATCGAACCCGACAACATAAAGGCTACAAACAACCTGGGCATCAGTTATTTCTATGCGCGTCGCTGGGAAGAAGCATTGGCGTGGAACGAAAAGGCTGTAGCACTTGCACCATCGTATATCACCTACCTGAATTTGGCGACCCTGTATTACTACCAGGAGGCCCGGTATGCAGATGCTGCTGCTGTCTATGAAAAAGCGTTGGCGCTGAACGATAAGGACTACGCCATCTGGGGTAACCTTGCTACGGCGTATTACTGGGCACCCAATTTGAGGCAGCGGGCAGCAGAAGTTTACGATATTGCAATAGCGAAAGCAGAAAAGAGCCTGCGCGAATTCAAAGCGGATGACGCAGAGGCCATGTCGCAACTGGCAACGTACTGGATTATGTTGGGGGATGAGACAAAAGGCCGGCGATACATTGAAGCTGCACTGGCCCTTGCGCCAACGGATAACAAGTTCATCATGCGCCACGGTTTTATTCTTGAGCGGCTGGGTATGCGAAGGGATGCCCTGACATGGATTGAGAAAGCGATCACAAATGGCTATCCTGTAAACAACATCGAAGGGGACCCCGGGTTTGCCGAGCTTCGCAGTGATGTACGGTATCACAATCTGCAGGGCGTTCACCCTGCATCAGACGCTATCCAATAAGAGGTTATGGAAAACTTACCCATTATTTTATTCAGTATACTCACCACCATACTGGTTTTATGCCTCACTTATTTGGCTGCCAAGCTGGCACGGCTCAAACCATCGCAGCCGGCGCCAGGCAAACCAGTTCCACCACGTAATCCCAAAGAAGGTGCAACGTACCAGCTAAACGTTAAAGTTGGCGAAAACAACCGCTGGAGGGTCGAAAACGCAGATGGTTCACACGGACCGCTCTACGTGCGCAAAGGAGACCGCATTGTCTGGAAAATAGAGGGCACTGATGCGTTTTTTCAGTTTCCGAGGAGCGACCACTTCTTTCTCGACAGCAAAACAGACGGCGCAAAACAGCCCGACCCATGGCTAATCGAAATTGGTCCGGATGGTGGGCAGGTTAGCGTCGTCATCGCAGAGCGGGCTTGTCCGGGCGCCTATGCTTATAGCGTGTTTTGCAACGTGTCGAAGAAGAGCAACATCCCTGTAACAGGCTATGCTGAAGGGGGCTCGCCGCCTGAGTTCATTATTATGATTTGATCCATTCTGGTCATTTGCCCAAATTGCACTGTCGCGGTTTTTCAGGATAACACGTGCCCTGAGGCTGAGGCAGTGCTTTTTCTTTTTTATACCTGCGCTACCTGCGCTGTTTTAGTTTCCGATAGACATTTTCGATCCAATTTTTCCCTTCTTCTGTTGGACGCAGAAATTCTTCAGGCACCTCCGTTTCACAACTCTCAAGCAACGCTTCTGCTTTGGCAAGGACTTCCGGGTTTGGACACGCGCGGCGTAGAAAGGCTTGCCGCTGGTGTGACGGAAGTGCAAGGGCTTCGTCAATAATTTCGTTTAGTTGGGCTTCTTCAGGGAAAGGCATTGGATATGAGAAAGATGATGATTGGTGCAGCACGGAACGCGTTTCCTGGAGTTTGGGATGTTTAAGGTAGCTGTAAGACAGCGCATCTGGTGGACAACGAAGGCAAAATTGCCTCACAATATGGCAGACAGATACACGCTTACACCACAAAGAATATGGCGTAAAAACATGATGGAAAGTGACAATGGCAAGGTGTTTTTTATTGTTAACCCTGCCACATTACTGCGCCAGAATGATTTTTTAAGCCGGCTGTCGGATTCCGTGGGTTTTCTGCGCTATTAGTGTTGGGTAGCTATCGCCGAAAATTAGACCCCTAGCCATGAAAACACCACAGGGAGAAATCACACGGCTGATTGAGGAGATGCGTGGGGGGGATGAATCAGCCAGACAACGCCTTTGGGAAGCTGTTTACCAGGAGTTGCAACAGATTGCACGGTACAGAATGCGGGGAGAGCGCGAGGGACATACGTTGTCGACCACAGGCCTGGTCCATGAGGCCTATTTCAAATTAATGGGCCCACAAACCCATCGCCTGAATAACAGCCAGCACTTCTTTGCTTTTGCATCCCACGTGATGCGGGAAGTGCTCATTGACTACGCCCGTAAGGCAAAAGCACAGCGCCGAAATGGCGGCATAAAACCTGAACCCCTGGAAAATGCAGCGGACGAAATCGGACTGCATACCATTTTCGGGACGCTTTCTCCCGAACAGTTTATCGACTTGTATGATGCGCTTGAAGCCCTGAAAGTCCTTAATCCTACGTGGGCTACCGTTGTTGAGTGCCGGTTCTTTGGCGGGATGACTTTCCGGGAAATTGCGGAGATCATCGGATACGATACCCGTACGGCTGAGCGGTACTGGCAGCGCGCGCGTAGCTGGCTCTTTACCCGGATGAGTGGGAAAAGTATCGCAGCCTGACTACCGCCTCAATATGCAGGGCCTGACCCAGCCCTGCGCTCCCCACATTAGCGTGCGGTTTCCACGCGCCGACCATTTGCAAGAAACAACATGGAAGATCCCCCGCAGGAAAAATTAAACGCTATCATAGACCGTGCGTTTGACCTGGAAGGTGCAGCACTTGCTGCGTATTTGGATAAGACCTGTGCCAGCAATGCGCAGTTG is a window encoding:
- a CDS encoding protein kinase — protein: MEENTLDLSSFRREVTAATLSPDEWAQVDKILDEMLELPEHERMAYLQQERVENRVIRQQVQRLLAACKMETARAFLEPLHEAGSPNMLRQMEQALTTPQVEQLTPGQDVGPYTIVRPIGKGGMGVVYLAERSFDAYKKPVALKVVKRGMDTDDILHRFRVERQILAGLEHPHIARLLDGGVTRHGLPYFVMEYVDGEPIDSYCDNNKLPVRERLALLNQVCEAVQFAHQNLVVHRDLKPGNVLVTADGQVKLLDFGIAKLLDSSEKGATLYTTEDSGRRMTPEYAAPEQIRGDQITTATDVYALGVILYELLSGRRPYRFTTRMVSEFEEKICQVVPGRPSTASARNFSDTEKDTRQVSALRGTQPDRLRRQLAGDLDAIVLKALKKEPPLRYASAGELEADIERYLNHMPVQARRDSVRYRVGKFVRRYKLTVAASFIALLALLGGVVTTTWWAQKAQAALDAATEEKNRKEEINAYYTAMLSVFNPSTTEEYQLARNVLHGGIDKLEKLDDQPMMQAVVMNALGEFSRQFRLYGMADSLFQQSLNLQRKSNLPADHPDLITSLNGIGRVLMMQGRFDEAEAVFLENINNSPERVDSYINQSFVYLSTGRLDEAIDVLQQVIAIEPDNIKATNNLGISYFYARRWEEALAWNEKAVALAPSYITYLNLATLYYYQEARYADAAAVYEKALALNDKDYAIWGNLATAYYWAPNLRQRAAEVYDIAIAKAEKSLREFKADDAEAMSQLATYWIMLGDETKGRRYIEAALALAPTDNKFIMRHGFILERLGMRRDALTWIEKAITNGYPVNNIEGDPGFAELRSDVRYHNLQGVHPASDAIQ
- a CDS encoding ECF-type sigma factor, whose amino-acid sequence is MKTPQGEITRLIEEMRGGDESARQRLWEAVYQELQQIARYRMRGEREGHTLSTTGLVHEAYFKLMGPQTHRLNNSQHFFAFASHVMREVLIDYARKAKAQRRNGGIKPEPLENAADEIGLHTIFGTLSPEQFIDLYDALEALKVLNPTWATVVECRFFGGMTFREIAEIIGYDTRTAERYWQRARSWLFTRMSGKSIAA